Proteins encoded by one window of Marixanthomonas sp. SCSIO 43207:
- the ftsY gene encoding signal recognition particle-docking protein FtsY yields the protein MSLFKKIFSKEKKETLDKGLEKSKTSFFDKLSKAVAGKSKVDDAVLDNLEEVLVTSDVGVNTTLKIIERIEARVAKDKYLGTDELNKILREEIAGLLSETNTGNATQFEVPKKTTPYVIMVVGVNGVGKTTTIGKLAYQFKKAGKKVVLGAADTFRAAAIDQLQIWADRTDVPIVKQSMGSDPASVAFDTLQSAVNQNADVVLIDTAGRLHNKVNLMNELSKVKRVMQKVIPDAPHDVLLVLDGSTGQNAFEQAKQFTNATEVTSLAVTKLDGTAKGGVVIGISDQFKIPVSYIGVGEGVEDLQVFNKFEFVDSFFK from the coding sequence ATGAGTCTTTTTAAAAAAATATTTTCAAAAGAAAAAAAGGAAACCTTAGACAAAGGTTTAGAAAAGTCAAAAACTTCCTTTTTTGATAAACTTTCAAAGGCAGTTGCCGGTAAAAGTAAAGTAGATGACGCGGTGCTAGATAACCTAGAAGAGGTTTTAGTAACAAGCGATGTAGGTGTAAATACAACTCTTAAGATTATTGAACGTATTGAAGCTCGAGTTGCCAAAGACAAATATTTAGGAACAGACGAGCTAAATAAAATTCTTCGTGAAGAAATTGCCGGCCTCTTAAGTGAAACCAATACCGGCAATGCTACTCAATTTGAAGTTCCTAAAAAGACTACCCCGTATGTTATTATGGTTGTAGGAGTTAATGGGGTAGGAAAAACAACCACGATAGGTAAATTGGCATACCAATTTAAAAAAGCCGGTAAAAAAGTTGTTTTGGGCGCAGCAGATACCTTTAGAGCTGCAGCAATAGACCAACTTCAAATTTGGGCAGACCGCACCGATGTACCCATTGTTAAACAAAGTATGGGAAGCGATCCGGCAAGTGTAGCCTTTGATACGCTACAAAGTGCTGTTAACCAAAATGCAGATGTAGTACTTATTGATACAGCAGGAAGGTTACACAACAAGGTAAACCTAATGAATGAGCTTTCAAAAGTAAAGCGTGTTATGCAAAAAGTAATTCCAGATGCTCCACACGATGTATTACTTGTATTAGATGGATCTACTGGTCAAAACGCTTTTGAACAAGCTAAACAATTTACCAATGCTACCGAAGTAACTTCACTAGCAGTTACAAAACTTGACGGTACAGCAAAAGGAGGAGTAGTTATTGGTATTAGCGATCAATTTAAAATTCCTGTAAGTTATATAGGAGTAGGTGAAGGAGTAGAAGACTTACAAGTTTTTAATAAATTTGAGTTTGTCGATTCATTTTTTAAGTAA
- a CDS encoding SET domain-containing protein, with translation MIHPDTELQFINNDIGHGVVATKFIPAGTITWVLDKLDRTFTKEEFLQMETLYQEILDTYTYRNSKGHYVLCWDHGRFVNHSFKSNCLTTAYDFEIAIRDIHPGEQLTDDYGYLNISEPFRPSDEGTKRKIVYPDDLPKYFKQWDKQIAAVFPKILQQKQPLASILSEETKKTIEEITSGNKQIASILENYYKENN, from the coding sequence ATGATTCATCCAGATACCGAACTACAATTTATAAATAATGATATTGGCCACGGGGTTGTGGCTACCAAATTCATTCCAGCAGGTACCATTACCTGGGTACTTGATAAGCTTGATAGAACATTTACCAAAGAAGAGTTTTTACAAATGGAAACTCTCTATCAAGAAATTTTAGACACTTACACTTATAGAAATAGTAAAGGTCACTATGTGTTATGTTGGGACCATGGCAGATTTGTAAACCATAGTTTTAAATCAAATTGCTTAACCACGGCCTATGATTTTGAAATAGCAATAAGAGATATTCATCCCGGAGAACAATTAACAGATGATTATGGGTACTTAAACATCTCAGAGCCCTTTCGGCCAAGTGATGAAGGAACGAAGCGTAAAATTGTGTATCCAGATGATTTACCCAAATATTTTAAACAATGGGATAAACAAATTGCAGCCGTTTTTCCAAAGATTCTTCAACAAAAACAACCTTTAGCATCTATACTTTCTGAAGAAACAAAAAAAACTATTGAAGAAATAACCTCAGGAAATAAACAAATAGCTTCAATCTTAGAAAACTATTACAAAGAAAATAATTGA
- the rimO gene encoding 30S ribosomal protein S12 methylthiotransferase RimO, with amino-acid sequence MRTKSLKKNKINVVTLGCSKNVYDSEVLMGQLRANQKEVVHEEEGNVVVINTCGFIANAKEESVNTILEYVQKKEEGVVDKVFVTGCLSERYKPDLQKEIPNVDQYFGTTELPGLLKALGADYKHELVGERLTTTPKNYAYLKIAEGCDRPCSFCAIPLMRGKHKSTPIEDLVTEAEKLAANGVKELILIAQDLTYYGLDLYKKRNLAELLKNLVKVDGIEWIRLHYAFPTGFPMDVLDVMREEPKICDYIDIPLQHISDHILKSMRRGTTYEKTTNLLKDFRKYVPNMAIRTTLIVGYPGETEEDFQLLKNWVEEMRFERLGCFTYSHEENTHAFNLEDDVPDDVKMERANEIMAIQSQISWELNQQKIGKEFKVLIDRKEGNYYVGRTEFDSPDVDNEVLINAEEGYLRTGEFFNVKITAAEDFDLYAEVVTG; translated from the coding sequence ATGCGTACCAAGTCACTGAAAAAAAATAAAATTAATGTAGTAACACTAGGATGTTCAAAAAATGTCTATGACAGTGAAGTATTGATGGGCCAATTGCGTGCCAATCAAAAAGAAGTGGTACACGAAGAAGAAGGAAATGTTGTAGTTATCAATACCTGTGGATTCATTGCAAATGCTAAAGAGGAAAGTGTAAATACAATTTTAGAATACGTTCAGAAAAAAGAAGAAGGAGTTGTTGATAAAGTGTTTGTAACGGGATGTCTTTCTGAGCGATATAAACCTGATCTTCAAAAAGAAATTCCCAATGTAGATCAATACTTCGGAACAACAGAATTACCCGGTTTGTTAAAAGCTTTGGGAGCCGATTATAAGCACGAATTGGTAGGAGAACGCTTAACTACAACTCCAAAAAACTATGCCTACTTAAAAATAGCTGAAGGTTGCGATAGACCGTGTTCATTTTGTGCCATACCCTTAATGCGCGGAAAACATAAAAGTACACCCATTGAAGACTTGGTTACCGAAGCAGAAAAGCTTGCAGCCAATGGAGTAAAAGAATTAATTCTTATTGCACAAGACCTTACCTATTATGGTCTTGACCTTTACAAAAAAAGGAACCTAGCCGAATTACTGAAAAATCTAGTCAAAGTTGACGGTATTGAGTGGATTAGACTACATTATGCATTTCCAACTGGATTTCCTATGGATGTGCTTGATGTAATGCGTGAAGAACCAAAAATCTGTGATTATATAGATATTCCTTTACAACATATATCTGACCATATTTTAAAATCTATGCGTCGAGGAACTACTTATGAAAAAACCACCAATCTTTTAAAAGATTTCAGGAAGTATGTACCTAATATGGCTATTCGCACTACCTTGATTGTGGGATATCCCGGCGAAACAGAAGAAGACTTTCAATTGCTCAAAAACTGGGTTGAAGAAATGCGCTTTGAGCGTTTGGGTTGCTTTACTTATTCACACGAAGAAAACACCCATGCATTTAACTTAGAAGATGATGTTCCAGATGATGTAAAAATGGAACGCGCTAATGAAATTATGGCTATACAATCCCAAATTTCTTGGGAGCTAAACCAACAAAAAATAGGAAAAGAATTTAAAGTATTAATAGACCGAAAAGAAGGAAACTATTACGTTGGTCGCACCGAGTTTGATAGCCCAGATGTAGATAACGAAGTATTAATTAATGCTGAAGAAGGTTATTTACGCACAGGCGAATTTTTTAATGTAAAAATAACAGCAGCTGAAGATTTTGATTTATACGCAGAGGTTGTAACAGGATAA